The Diabrotica undecimpunctata isolate CICGRU unplaced genomic scaffold, icDiaUnde3 ctg00001481.1, whole genome shotgun sequence DNA window AAAAAGTTCGGAATAACGAACTATCGCTTCGAGAAGCTGCTGACAGATATAATATTCCTAAAAGTACTCTTCAAAGACgagttacaaacaaaaataaaatcgtGACCGAAAATGACAAATATCTTGGTCGGTTTAggcaaatattctcagttgaacAGGAACACGAAATTTTAGATCATGTTCTTGAAATGGAAAAGCGATTTTTTGGAATCACTTATAAAGAACTACGTTGTCTGGCATTTGACTTTGCCCAAGCCAATAATATTGctaacaattttaataaatatactcGAATGGCCTCTAAAAAGTGGGTTTGTGGGTTTTTGAGTCGacatagaaatatttctctgagaAAACCAGAAGCAACCTCATACGCTAGAGCTACAGGATTCAACAAGAATGCAGTCCAAAGTTTTTTCAACAACCTGGAAAGTATTTATAATAAACATCACCTTACTCCAGATAGAATCTGGAATATTGATGAGACCGGAATGACCACCGTCCAAAAATTATCTAAAGTTCTTGCTCAGAGGGGTAAAAAGCAAGTGGGAGGTTTAACAAGTGCCGAAATGGATAATGAATATAGGAGTTAATGTCACTATAGTAGCTGCTATGAGTGCAAGTGGCAATTTTCTTGCGCCTTCTTTTATATTTcccagaaagaaaataaaaccaGAGCTGATGGACAATGCACCTAACCGTAGTCCGGCATTTCCACAGGACAAAGGATGGATGGATCGTGATGTTTctttaaaattcataaaatattttgcaCAACAAACCAGACCTTCGAAGTAGTgcaaaattcttattattttGGACGGCCATTGTTCACATACAAAAAGTTTAGACGTTATAAACTTCTATCGCGAGAATGGTATTATTTTATTATGCCTGCCACCACACTGTACGCATAAAATGCAACCCCTAGATGTTTCatattttaaatcatttatgAGTTATTATGATTTGTACCTTACTAGATGGCTAAAAATTCATTGTGGTCGTACATTTGGAATATATCAAATCTCAGGGGCTTTTGCAGAAGCATTCTCAAAGGCATCTTCTGTACAGATAGCGACAAATGGATTCCGAGTAACCGGAATTTGGCCTTTTAACGAAGACGTATTTCAAGACTGCGAATTCGCTCCCTCTAAAACGACGGAACAATCAGTGGACAATGAAACTACATCACAGGTCAATACATTATCCGTAATGATGGCTCATACCGAAGGCGTAAATCAAGTTGAAATGTATGATAATCCGATTCCTTCAACCTCAAAACCGTCTGTTTTAAGGTCACCTAAAGATGGCGATTCCGAAGATAACAGTTCCAATTTCCGACATCCAAGGTAAAAGTGACTGATATTAGTCCGCTACCAAAGGCACAGAAAAAGAAAGGTAAGACTTCTTCTAGACATTCTCTGAAATTCACAATACTCACAGAATCGCCGTATAAAAATGAATTAGAGACGTTGCAATCCACAATCCCTACTAACAAGGTTAAATCTGTGAAACGAACTATAGTTATGGACCACAGAGCTCGAAATGCAAATATTAGCAATATCACAGTCGTCACTTCAACTAAAGATGATTCAAACTGCATTGTATGTGGAAAGAAGTACGCAGAGAGTAGTGAAGACTGGTACAACTGCAAAATATGCTCAAATTGGGCTCATGAGTCTTGTGGAGTAATGGATGATCTCTATTTTATTTGTGGAAGTTGTATAGAGTAATGTCCCTTTTTGAGAAACCCAACGGAACATCTTAGGATTCCGGTTTCTGATGATGGGACATtcacacttttttttaataacaaaaaacgaagcatattttttattttttatttagtttatatctaaaatatgttaataattagaataaagtttcattttattacctcaacttttttttaatatctatagATTTTCAAGTATTTGTCTTCCCTATAGCTTTTTTACCTCCTTAGAAGTACTTGGTTGTGAACATGTTGAATCTGTTTCGTTGATTTTTGCAATATTGTTAGGCTCGCGTAAGGGACGAAGAGAACCAAGATATACTGCCGGGTGTTTTCGTGCCACATGTTTCTTCATATTGGACGTTGAAGGTTTGTTAAACATTTTTTGGCCACATATATTACACTTTTCATGATCGGAATTATTATCTTCTACAGTAAAAAAGTTCCATATGCACTTGTTTTCCTATGTAGACTCATTTTACTTTGTATTGCACACAAATTGTAACAAGACTGAGTAATATAACAAGAAATTTGACTGTAACAAATATTGATGAAAGAgtgaaatgtaacaaaaatgaggaatgtggggcaaaaatgtgcagtgtaaaaatagggtaaactctaaaatgtaccttgatacaccaacgaactaatatgtggaataacagaagatggaagggattagatagaaataaattatgtaaaagaaataaataaagagtaactatgaattttaaattatagcagaaataagtgttggctagcgactattatcgtctattaaaatagttaaaacacgtatttacgtaaatatagctattttattaaattaagtcaaactcgttcacaatggtcataattaaatcacaccaaattattatctcccgttccgctgtgtttatgtgtcatcaccgaactactcgtgaccatataaggcaattggtgacccaagccaatcaccgtattagaagttgagtgtgacttcacaatgtcataacagaactaccagtattccatcttaagctgattaggacattaggaagttagtgacttaagctgatcagcgtattaggataatagtgtgactgcattcgaccatcctgacgtcacgatcgtcctcgatcgtacaacacctattagaaaaaaaaataatatgttctttattattaagaatgccaatttataggaaggctccatcattctgcagaatgacatagtctaaatcaattcgtttcagatagctacaactatccatacaagctcatttttaaacattaaaacatatggctgtcatttttcagaatgacaatgtgaataaatttgtttcgaatagctacggctattcaaacaaactcattcaagacattaaaatatttgggtgtcattttgcagaatggtgaactgaatatccattcagaacattaaaacatttatttgtcatttttcagaatgacgaactgaaaatccattcagaacattagaacatttatttgtcatttttcagaatgacgaactgaaaatccattcagaacattaaaacatttattggtcatttttcagaatgacgaactgaaaatccattcagaacactataacatttatttgtcatttttcagaatgacgaactgaaaatccattcagaacattagaacatttatttgtcattttgcaaaatgacgaactgaaaatccattcagaacattagaacatttatttgtcattttgcagaatgacgaactgaaaatccattcagaacattagaacatttatttgtcattttgcagaatgacgaactgaaaatccattcaaaacatt harbors:
- the LOC140431607 gene encoding uncharacterized protein, yielding MPNRNPNSYYKRKTDRGNLSVQNMILAVQKVRNNELSLREAADRYNIPKSTLQRRVTNKNKIVTENDKYLGRFRQIFSVEQEHEILDHVLEMEKRFFGITYKELRCLAFDFAQANNIANNFNKYTRMASKKWVCGFLSRHRNISLRKPEATSYARATGFNKNAVQSFFNNLESIYNKHHLTPDRIWNIDETGMTTVQKLSKVLAQRGKKQVGGLTSAEMDNEYRS